In a single window of the Paracholeplasma morum genome:
- a CDS encoding recombinase family protein — protein sequence MKNKTVRIIQPKTHYTLDQINNPITRKRVCAYVRVSTDNLEQKTSYEAQRDEYTQRITKNPDWIFDGIYADEGISGTSTKNRKQFNLMIDKARAGQVDIILTKSISRFARNTVDALNYIRELRQINVEIIFEKENISSLDPKVEFLLTIMSSMAQEEARNVSENVKWNVQRRFREGVPIINHQRFLGYTKDKKGGNLVVVPEEAQIVKLIFNLYISGVGPAKIAEQLIAMGAKTGAGKTEWRLSTITTILKNEKYMGDMLQQKTISVDYLSHTRVKNKNHAPTYYTENSHEAIIDRETFELAQRIRKDRAKVRIGEDKNLSKYSRTYPLTAMIICSECGRTLKRRYWNYGKPSQRVMQQCGSYIEGKANCNAKASRQDLIEATTIHMLNKVFLKDLDIMSTIQRVIKSTIKVDDVESIIEKLTLERDEKEIALSNLIDTKVKTPDIPESIFNAKYREYSDRLKVLTAEINKLELEHVKNYDTKKRMDKINEILGKKNLVIDELDSEILSTFIYKMISVSPNEIVYCIAGTKNYSDNDFKERRFEFLKTEPIIVETYHAPDGLAKMLYRVVVI from the coding sequence ATGAAAAACAAAACCGTAAGAATCATCCAACCAAAGACACATTACACTTTGGATCAAATCAATAATCCAATTACCAGAAAACGAGTATGTGCCTATGTACGAGTATCAACAGACAACTTAGAACAAAAAACAAGTTATGAAGCTCAACGAGATGAATATACACAACGAATTACAAAGAATCCAGATTGGATATTTGATGGCATTTATGCAGACGAGGGCATCAGTGGGACTAGCACAAAGAACAGAAAACAGTTTAATTTAATGATTGATAAAGCACGTGCTGGCCAAGTTGATATTATACTTACCAAGTCAATATCAAGGTTTGCAAGAAATACAGTCGATGCACTAAACTACATTAGAGAGTTAAGACAAATCAATGTAGAGATTATTTTTGAAAAAGAAAACATTAGTTCCCTAGATCCTAAAGTAGAGTTTCTTCTGACCATCATGTCATCAATGGCACAGGAGGAAGCCAGAAACGTATCAGAAAACGTCAAATGGAATGTTCAACGTCGTTTTAGAGAGGGTGTGCCTATTATCAACCATCAACGCTTCCTTGGATATACGAAAGATAAAAAAGGTGGAAACCTAGTGGTTGTACCTGAGGAAGCACAGATTGTTAAACTCATATTCAATTTATACATTAGTGGTGTTGGTCCAGCTAAAATTGCAGAGCAACTCATTGCAATGGGTGCAAAGACAGGTGCTGGTAAAACAGAATGGCGACTTTCAACAATTACAACCATTCTAAAAAATGAAAAATACATGGGTGATATGCTGCAGCAAAAAACGATTAGTGTTGACTACCTGAGTCACACAAGAGTAAAGAATAAAAATCATGCACCTACTTATTATACAGAAAACAGTCATGAGGCAATCATCGATAGAGAAACATTCGAACTAGCTCAACGCATCAGAAAAGATAGAGCTAAGGTTAGAATTGGTGAAGATAAGAACCTCTCAAAATATAGTAGAACATATCCTTTAACAGCAATGATTATATGCAGCGAATGTGGTCGAACGCTAAAAAGACGTTACTGGAACTACGGTAAACCATCACAAAGGGTGATGCAACAGTGTGGTAGCTACATTGAGGGTAAGGCAAATTGTAATGCAAAGGCAAGTCGTCAAGATCTTATTGAAGCAACCACAATCCACATGCTAAACAAAGTCTTCTTAAAAGATCTAGATATCATGTCAACCATTCAAAGGGTAATTAAATCAACCATCAAGGTTGATGATGTTGAAAGTATCATTGAAAAGTTAACATTAGAAAGAGACGAAAAGGAAATAGCATTATCCAATCTAATTGATACAAAGGTAAAAACACCAGATATTCCAGAATCAATATTTAATGCCAAGTATAGAGAATACTCCGATCGCCTTAAAGTTCTAACAGCTGAGATTAACAAGCTTGAACTTGAACACGTAAAAAATTACGACACCAAAAAACGTATGGATAAAATCAATGAAATTTTAGGTAAAAAGAATTTAGTCATCGATGAACTTGATTCAGAGATATTAAGTACATTCATCTATAAAATGATATCAGTCAGTCCAAATGAGATCGTATACTGTATTGCTGGAACCAAGAATTATTCAGACAATGATTTCAAAGAACGACGTTTTGAGTTCTTAAAAACTGAACCAATCATTGTGGAAACATATCACGCACCTGATGGCTTAGCTAAGATGTTATACCGGGTTGTAGTGATATAA
- a CDS encoding SHOCT domain-containing protein — MSIIISPEMKFNIAKSIIVKLFNQKLITIDEFSIIINKLASAYGITSDIRKSND; from the coding sequence ATGAGTATTATTATCAGTCCAGAAATGAAGTTCAATATAGCTAAGTCAATCATAGTGAAGCTATTTAATCAAAAACTTATCACAATCGATGAATTCAGTATTATCATCAATAAGTTAGCGTCAGCCTATGGTATTACAAGTGATATTAGAAAAAGCAATGATTAA
- a CDS encoding ABC transporter ATP-binding protein/permease — protein MLELKNIYKKYATKKGVEVHALKDVSIVFGQTGLVFVTGKSGSGKSTLLNLIGGLDIYDSGDIIINNKSSNDFKQRDFDSYRNTMVGFIFQEYNILDEFNVSQNIGLALALQGQKVDDESVNKLLKDLDIEGLGQRNPNELSGGQKQRVAIARALVKNPKIILADEPTGALDSTTGTQLIETLKKLSKDRLVIVISHDLEFARKYADRMIHFIDGKIDYDITYTGKTVEENEPIKITNEGILIKPKYQLTPNDLEIINNYLKDKDNLTSIKLNKSSKFHDGFESTDESLINKSTEEFELIKSKLPLKASFSMALNALSHKKLRLIFSIILSSIALIMFGVVDTFSNYDARNKSYQSIIDNGHETIVLGYAKKSVGDWVYYNPEIMNNNQKLLLESKYENQTFLPIYEDIRLFYSSFIDAKHDDMTYYDYDGLRQYIEADKEFLDNTNYELIGELPSNLEEVVIPMYLFEQFKTYGYIDESDNKFEIDTPEDIIGKTISSSYFEFTISGVMDYKYDLSKYETLKNHPRNESISGNLYWEFREFMDKSPAGLFILGKGITQKVNEFQSKNTSSVLIHTSLTNNVFFSYINKISELNLSDIVTFKDSSVNDKTPLDIVVDQNTMEYIANQIMGLDIKHDIGLNYVLSNYYDEATALLDIYYPQYANLESIPVEFKQDIIYLSLGSQVLTQDDQKLISALSIKYYLDNFEPITYTMNINMVNNGSDVIYEEFRVIGYSSDASRSTFYVSDTKFDEIVVKPDAKYFSLITPTKTLTKKNFYQMIEENMDKSQDYRFEVMDADVNYLVFLSENIYSMQTFFFYTALIMASFAGLLMFSFMSSSVAYKKQEIGILRAIGASSKDVLGVFSKETLMISLINLMISIIGTIIVSDLLNKTMIQSLNLKTTLFDFGIKQIILLMIISLSIGFISSALPVLKTANKKPIDAIKNK, from the coding sequence ATGTTAGAATTAAAAAATATATATAAAAAATACGCCACGAAAAAAGGTGTGGAAGTCCATGCTTTAAAAGATGTAAGCATAGTTTTTGGTCAAACTGGTCTTGTTTTTGTTACAGGAAAATCAGGAAGCGGAAAATCAACCTTACTGAATTTAATTGGTGGTCTTGATATATATGATTCAGGCGATATAATCATTAATAATAAATCAAGTAACGACTTTAAACAAAGAGATTTCGATTCATATAGAAACACGATGGTAGGGTTTATTTTTCAAGAATACAATATACTAGATGAATTTAATGTATCTCAAAATATTGGTCTAGCACTTGCACTACAAGGTCAAAAAGTTGATGATGAGAGTGTTAACAAATTATTAAAAGACTTAGATATAGAAGGCTTAGGTCAAAGAAATCCTAATGAACTATCCGGAGGTCAAAAACAAAGAGTTGCTATTGCAAGAGCATTAGTGAAAAATCCTAAAATAATTTTAGCAGATGAACCAACTGGAGCACTAGATAGTACAACAGGAACACAACTAATAGAAACATTAAAAAAATTATCTAAAGATCGATTAGTTATCGTTATCTCACATGACTTAGAATTTGCAAGAAAATATGCTGATAGAATGATTCATTTTATAGATGGTAAAATCGACTACGATATTACCTATACAGGAAAAACAGTAGAAGAAAATGAACCAATTAAGATTACAAATGAAGGTATCTTAATAAAACCCAAATATCAACTAACGCCCAATGATTTAGAGATTATTAACAACTACTTGAAAGATAAAGACAATCTTACAAGTATTAAGTTAAATAAATCAAGTAAATTCCATGATGGTTTTGAATCGACAGATGAATCTTTAATTAATAAAAGTACTGAAGAATTTGAACTGATTAAATCAAAACTTCCATTAAAAGCATCATTTTCAATGGCACTTAATGCCTTATCACATAAAAAGCTAAGATTAATATTTTCGATTATATTATCCTCAATTGCACTCATTATGTTTGGTGTTGTTGATACCTTTTCAAATTATGATGCTAGAAATAAGTCATACCAATCAATTATTGATAATGGACACGAAACAATTGTATTAGGTTATGCAAAAAAATCAGTTGGAGACTGGGTATATTATAATCCGGAGATAATGAATAATAATCAAAAATTATTATTAGAATCTAAATATGAAAATCAAACATTTTTACCTATTTATGAAGACATTCGATTGTTTTATAGTTCTTTTATAGATGCAAAACACGATGATATGACATATTATGATTATGATGGTTTAAGACAATATATTGAAGCGGATAAAGAGTTTCTTGATAATACTAATTATGAACTTATAGGTGAATTACCCAGCAATTTAGAAGAAGTAGTTATCCCGATGTATCTATTTGAACAGTTTAAGACATATGGATATATTGATGAATCAGATAATAAATTTGAAATTGATACACCAGAAGATATAATAGGAAAAACAATTTCATCTAGTTATTTTGAATTTACAATTTCCGGTGTCATGGATTATAAATATGACTTATCTAAATATGAAACATTAAAAAATCATCCAAGAAACGAAAGTATATCAGGAAATTTATACTGGGAGTTTAGGGAATTTATGGATAAATCACCTGCAGGACTATTTATTTTGGGTAAAGGCATAACACAAAAAGTAAATGAATTTCAAAGCAAAAATACATCATCAGTACTCATCCACACGAGTTTAACAAATAACGTATTTTTTAGCTACATAAATAAAATAAGTGAACTTAATTTAAGTGATATCGTCACTTTTAAAGATTCATCAGTAAATGATAAAACACCTTTAGACATTGTAGTTGATCAAAATACTATGGAATACATTGCAAATCAAATAATGGGTCTTGACATTAAGCATGACATTGGACTAAATTATGTATTAAGTAATTACTATGATGAGGCAACAGCACTTTTAGATATATATTATCCGCAATACGCAAATCTTGAATCAATCCCGGTTGAATTCAAACAAGATATAATCTATCTTTCTTTAGGCTCACAAGTTTTAACTCAAGATGATCAAAAGTTAATTTCTGCCCTATCAATTAAGTATTATTTAGATAATTTCGAACCAATTACATATACAATGAATATTAATATGGTTAATAATGGAAGTGATGTTATTTATGAAGAATTTAGAGTTATCGGCTATTCTAGTGATGCTAGCAGGTCAACATTTTATGTAAGTGATACCAAATTTGATGAAATAGTAGTTAAGCCAGATGCAAAATATTTTAGTCTAATAACACCTACAAAAACTTTAACAAAGAAAAACTTTTATCAAATGATTGAAGAAAACATGGATAAGTCACAAGACTACCGTTTTGAGGTTATGGATGCAGATGTTAACTATTTAGTTTTTTTAAGTGAAAATATATATAGTATGCAAACATTTTTCTTTTACACTGCACTAATTATGGCTTCATTTGCAGGGCTTTTAATGTTTAGCTTTATGAGTTCTAGTGTTGCCTATAAAAAGCAAGAAATAGGCATATTACGTGCCATTGGTGCAAGTAGTAAAGATGTCTTAGGTGTCTTTTCTAAAGAAACATTAATGATTTCTTTAATTAATTTAATGATTTCTATTATTGGTACAATAATTGTTTCTGATTTACTAAATAAAACGATGATTCAATCACTTAATTTAAAAACTACATTATTTGATTTTGGTATAAAACAAATTATATTACTAATGATAATTTCGTTAAGTATCGGATTTATATCAAGTGCACTACCAGTACTTAAAACAGCAAATAAAAAACCGATCGATGCAATTAAAAATAAATAA